A genomic stretch from Flavobacterium nitratireducens includes:
- a CDS encoding DUF4369 domain-containing protein — MKKLFLFLSASAVLVSCSKVGKDEYIITGTAKGIENGKTIILQTQDPSGMGGLINLDTVKVENGKFEIKGKVTEPSFHVLQLEAANQPIPFILESGEINIEINKDSIQNTKISGTYNNDEYVKFNEEMKVVQKKLMDFQKVNTLKMNQAQQTKDTATINSLMAEYQKLQQEVGDKSKEKYISYSETHPKSLISALIVQSMLGDPTVDIKKVEKIYNSFEDDLKNTKPGKLIKERLTTAKTGIPGAPAAPSAK, encoded by the coding sequence ATGAAAAAATTATTTTTATTTCTTTCTGCCTCTGCTGTACTAGTTTCTTGTAGTAAAGTTGGTAAAGATGAGTACATTATCACAGGTACTGCTAAAGGAATCGAAAACGGAAAAACAATCATTCTTCAAACACAAGATCCAAGTGGAATGGGTGGTTTAATAAACCTTGATACTGTAAAAGTTGAAAACGGAAAATTTGAAATCAAAGGAAAAGTAACTGAGCCTTCTTTCCACGTACTTCAATTAGAAGCTGCTAATCAACCAATTCCTTTTATCCTTGAATCAGGAGAAATCAATATCGAAATCAACAAAGATAGTATTCAAAACACTAAGATTTCTGGTACTTATAACAATGATGAGTATGTGAAATTTAACGAAGAAATGAAAGTGGTTCAAAAGAAATTAATGGATTTCCAAAAAGTGAACACACTTAAAATGAATCAAGCACAACAAACTAAAGATACTGCTACAATCAATAGTTTAATGGCTGAATACCAAAAATTACAACAAGAAGTAGGTGATAAATCAAAAGAAAAATACATTTCTTACTCTGAAACACACCCAAAATCACTTATCAGTGCTTTAATTGTTCAAAGTATGCTTGGAGATCCAACTGTTGATATTAAAAAAGTTGAAAAAATCTACAATAGTTTTGAAGATGATTTAAAAAACACAAAACCTGGAAAGTTAATCAAAGAAAGATTGACTACTGCTAAAACAGGAATCCCAGGTGCACCAGCAGCGCCAAGTGCTAAATGA
- a CDS encoding TlpA family protein disulfide reductase, translating into MSLKESLGKVTIVDFWASWCGPCRKENPNVVAIYKEFHSKGLNIIGVSLDQDKNKWKEAIAKDNLTWTHVL; encoded by the coding sequence ATTTCTTTAAAAGAAAGCCTAGGAAAGGTTACAATTGTAGACTTTTGGGCTTCTTGGTGTGGACCTTGCAGAAAAGAAAATCCAAATGTAGTAGCTATTTATAAAGAGTTTCATTCAAAAGGACTTAATATAATAGGTGTTTCATTGGATCAAGATAAAAACAAATGGAAAGAGGCAATTGCAAAAGATAATTTGACTTGGACACACGTTCTCTAA